A stretch of the Solanum dulcamara chromosome 6, daSolDulc1.2, whole genome shotgun sequence genome encodes the following:
- the LOC129893240 gene encoding lanC-like protein GCL2 has protein sequence MADRFFPNTMPSFVDETTIKESFLEGAKDPLSELLYLPYGTVCEKLKRVAFDLKETIVKETWVCKGGSVSDYTIYTGALGTAFLLFKAYHVTRDKNDLALCSDIIKACDSASRGSGRVTFICGQAGVYSLGAVVAKHSGDEQLCDHYLTKFKEIELPKDLPNELLYGRAGFLWACSFLNKTIGSETISPTRIRAVVAEVINSGRKMGKGRCPLMYEWHGKRYWGAAHGLAGIMHVLMDMELKADEVEDVKATLRYMIRNRFPSGNYPSSEGSESDRLVHWCHGAPGVALTLIKAAKVFSNDEFLLAAAEAAEVIWNRGLLKRVGICHGISGNSYVFLSLYRLTGKVEYLYKAKAFACFLHARAQTLISEGVMHGGDRPYSLFEGIGGMACLFLDMTDPMETRFPAYDL, from the exons ATGGCAGATCGTTTCTTTCCGAACACCATGCCTAGTTTCGTCGATGAAACTACAATTAAAGAATCGTTTCTTGAAGGAGCAAAAGATCCACTGTCGGAGCTTCTATATTTGCCTTATGGTACTGTTTGTGAGAAGCTCAAAAGGGTTGCTTTTGATCTCAAAGAAACG ATTGTGAAGGAAACATGGGTATGTAAAGGGGGAAGTGTGAGTGACTATACAATTTATACTGGAGCTTTGGGAACTGCTTTTTTGTTATTTAAAGCTTACCATGTTACTCGTGACAAGAATGATCTTGCTCTCTGTTCTGATATTATCAAGGCTTGCGACTCTGCTTCCCGTGGTTCTGG GCGTGTGACTTTTATATGTGGACAGGCTGGTGTTTATTCTCTTGGTGCAGTTGTGGCTAAACACAGTGGGGATGAACAGTTGTGTGACCACTATCTGACAAAATTCAAAGAG ATTGAGCTTCCTAAAGATCTTCCAAATGAGTTGTTGTATGGGAGAGCTGGTTTCTTGTGGGCTTGTTCATTCTTAAACAAAACTATTGGTAGTGAAACAATATCTCCGACCCGAATT CGAGCAGTTGTTGCTGAGGTTATAAACTCCGGACGAAAAATGGGAAAAGGAAGATGTCCTCTAATGTATGAATGGCATGGGAAAAGATACTGGGGTGCTGCTCATGGGCTAGCTGGGATAATGCATGTACTTATGGACATGGAACTGAAAGCAGACGAGGTCGAGGATGTGAAGGCCACACTTCGTTATATGATCCGAAATCGTTTTCCCAGTGGAAATTACCCCTCAAGTGAAGGAAGTGAATCTGACCGACTTGTGCATTGGTGTCATGGTGCTCCAGGTGTTGCCCTTACTCTTATCAAAGCAGCTAAG GTTTTCAGCAATGACGAGTTTCTATTGGCAGCTGCAGAAGCTGCTGAGGTGATTTGGAATCGGGGCTTACTCAAACGAGTTGGAATATGTCACGGTATTAGTGGGAATTCCTATGTATTTCTTTCACTATATCGTTTGACAGGTAAAGTTGAGTACTTGTACAAGGCAAAGGCCTTTGCGTGCTTTCTGCACGCTAGAGCTCAAACACTCATATCAGAGGGAGTTATGCACGGAGGTGATCGCCCATACTCATTGTTTGAAGGAATCGGAGGAATGGCTTGTCTATTTCTCGATATGACAGATCCAATGGAAACGAGGTTCCCTGCTTATGATCTCTAG